The nucleotide window TGGTAACAAGATGTTTAAAAGCCCTGTTAACTTATCCTTGTTCTTTGTTCCTCCTCTGGTTTACTGCTAATTCACGAGAACCGGAAATGGCAGGACGTACTGGGAAAAGACCAGCTTATTTGCTTCTTATCCTGAAATAGTAAAATGGATTTGAGCAGAGAaggtgctgcttttccagccagCCATCAAGCTAAAGCTGCAAGCATGAAGGCTTCTCAGCCTCCTCCCCTTGGAACGGGTGTAGGAGAAGATAGTACGAGATCATCTTTGATCCGGGTTGTGATAATGAGGTGTGCCTTTGTGTCTTTCTCCTATTCGCCTGCAGGAGCGGATCAGTCAGGTCCTGAAGGATTTGGAAGAGGAGCGTGTACCAGTCGTGAAGTTGGGTGATGCCAGCATTGCGGCCCCCTTTACCTCCAAGCTCTCTTCCATTCAGTGCAGTAAGTGCATAGTCGGAGCTGAACGGTTGGTGGCCATCTCCATGTGTCCCATTTCCACAAGGGGAGCAAGTCTAGATTTGAAAGAAGCCAAGACAGAGGGCATGGGGTGGTGAGAAATGCCCCCAAACCCatggttttgctgcctttttgtgTGGAGCAACCCTGTGGGGGTTTCTTGGATGGGGACGGGAGCAGTGAGGGGTTAGCTTCCCTCTGTACCGCTTCAGAAAAGGAGAGGACTGAGGGACAAAGCCCCagaacctgttttgttttgtttccaaatgctGCTTCCTCTTGCTCCTTAGTCTGCCACGTGATCAAGCAAGGTCGTTGCACGCTAGTGACAACACTCCAAATGTTCAAGATCCTTGCCCTGAACGCCCTGATCCTTGCTTACAGCCAGAGTGTCCTCTACTTGGAAGGGGTGAAGTTCAGTGATTTTCAGGCAACTCTGCAGGGTCTGCTGTTGGCTGGCTGCTTCCTTTTCATCTCCAGGTCGAAGGTAATGGGAGGAAAGTGCGTTGGGACACCGGCTGGCCGATGTCAGTTATATCAGGATTACTGAAGGAGTGCCTCTctccaaaaaaagccatttatttCAATAAGTTAACAGTCCACAATGCTGGagggcatggggtttttttgctccccGGGGTTTGGGAGGCTCCTGAGGCCAGCGCTTGCTTAAGGGAGCATCTTGTGATTGCAGGCAGGCAGCTTTTGTTCAGGTTGGTGgaagaggtgggaagggtaaTGCAGATAAATGGTTCAGTTGAGGCTGTTACTTGCACCGACTAAGCTGTGGGTGTCATGTACACGTGAAGTGAAATTCTCGCAGGCGTTTCCCAAGAAACACAATCGTTAGTTGGATTCTGCTGGAAAACTGCGTAGAGATGGTCAAAACTGTTCCAGTCAAccctgcttgcttttctttcgCAGCCTTTGAAGACACTTTCCAAGGAGCGCCCGCTGCCAAACATCTTTAACCTTTACACGGTCCTGACAGTGCTGCTGCAGTTCCTTGTGCATTTCCTCAGCCTCGTTTACCTGTACCGCAGTGCCCAGGCACGCAGCGATTCCAAGTAAGTGTCTCTTCCTCCAACACTGGAATTTTTTCTCCAGTTGCTGTTAAGCAGGAGGGTGGAGAGAGGCCTCCCCCACCACAGTGCTCTTTCTGCGACTGCTTTATCAAGCACGCCAAGCGTTAGGAGTTTCATGTGTTAGACGCAtccagaaaaaacatttctgagttGTGCATCGGCGGGCAGCTCAGCATGGCATGGATGCGATGGAACCGGTGGGAATATGGTCTGTGATACATTGCAGTTCCCATGTCTACTGTTCCCACATGGACAGGGAAAGGGAAATAGAAATAACACCAGTGAGTGGATTGCTGGAaagcttagaaagaaaaacacacaaaccccctaatttttttccacttgatttttgttttgtgaaagaGAACCCAATGATTACCTGTGCTTGCAgcatctgcagctctgctctcactCGTGCAAGCACACTTGTGTCAGAGGTGGGACTGCTGCTAATGGGAGCCACCAAAGTTTGCAAACAAACTGTTGTTGCCCAACAAAACTTGCATGTAGTTTAAATAAACAATAGTTTAAATCAACTGGTGATTCTGAGTCTGGTCCACTGATCTCCAGCTTTGTTCCCTTTTAGACAGGAGGAGTTTGTGGATCTGTACAAGGAGTTTGAGCCCAGCCTTGTGAACAGCACTGTCTACATCATGTCGATGGCAATGCAGATGGCCACGTTTGCTATCAACTACAAGGCAAGCCATGTTTAAGTTACATCTCCAGCAGCACCAGAGAAATGATTTTGTAATTCAGGTGCAATAATACAAAACAACGTTCTTCTCATTTTGTCAGTGCTCTGTGGGGAAAAACTCCCAGTTTTTGCACCAAGTTGGAATGAGCCAACTGTCCCAAACTGTGTCACGAATTGCTCTGCATCCCCTAGTGTGCATGAGTACAGCCTTACCTCTGCTCACTGTTTCTCCCTGCTGTGTTTCAGGGCCATCCTTTTATGGAGAGTCTACAGGAGAACAAGCCTTTACTGTGGAGCATCGTCCTTTCAGGGCTTGCCATCGTGGGTCTTCTCACGGGCTCTTCGCCAGAATTCAATGAACAGTTTGGCTTGGTAGAAATCCCTACTGAGGTGAGCAGGCAGCGTTTCTCTGTGCCTACTGAATTTTAGGCACGGTTTCCAGTGGGAGAAGAGGTCTGAGCCTGTCTTCAGGAACTCTGGAGGAATCTTAAGGTTTTTAGCAGATAATAGCTCACAGCAGCACTAACTACCCACGTAGTTCTAAGTGAGAGGATGCGGTAGCAATCCTGCTGAAGCAGTGGGGATTTTTTCCAGCATGCTGTCACTTTTTTACAATTTAGTGACTTTTACAGCGTGCTGTGAAAGCCAGAAGTTCAGGCTCTagttcagcagctgctgcagaggctcTGGGCTGTGGGGACAGAGCAGCTGAAGAGGGACTAATgggttgtgtttgttttcctaGTTCAAGATTGTGATCACCGAAGTGTTGCTGGCTGATTTCTTCCTCGCCTTGCTAGTGGACCGAATTCTGCAGTTTCTGCTGGGGAGCGCAAAACTTAAAGTGCCTTCCTGAAACGGATTCCGAGGTCCCTCGCCCCCAGCAGCACTATACGAAGGACAGCACCCAGGGCCGCCTTTCGCCATCACGAGAAGAATCATCCTTAATTCTTTTGACAATAACTCTGATCCTGTTCAGAAACAGGCGTGGGGAGGCTTTCTTCCAAATCATGCGGACACCACCTCTGTGAAACAAGACCTGACTTTTTAATGTTTGCAGGACGTACTACCAACTGTCGGGAGTTTTGTACTGCCCTAACGTTTAAGGAAACGTTTACAGAATTTGGTAACTAAAATCAGAATCGATGTATTTTGAAACATGTTTGGAACTTCATTTGTGGGGCTGAAAGCTTTGTGGTGTTTTTAATAGACGGTGAGATCAAGTGCAGGAATAAGAACGGCAACAAACTAGAGGTGAGGCTGAGGGGTAGGAGTTCTTACACAACAAACACTACAACCACCCTTGCAAGAGGTAATGTTCAGAATAAAGAGTTGTAGCATTGACAAAGCGTAGGAGAACAAACACTGCCAAGAACTTCTACACATTATGCTGCTGTACGTGCCAACCCTGAAGCCCTGTATTTCAAAaccattacaaaaatattttggcaggTGAGAAgagaaacatgttttatttttctccctaagCAATTCCTGTAATCAGATATTGATTGCATTTCTTCAGCTATCCTGAAATTTAATCTGAGAGAGGGAGGAGCTCAGCCCAGCGGGATGTTTGGCTGCAGTTTACATCTTCGAGGTAGGCTCCGGTGCTAACAGACGCTGGGTGGGAGCCTAGCAGCAGCTGTCCTTTCAACTACAAAAGCGTAATtgtactgaaaacaaaacaacaagcgGTCAGGACAAGAGACTGGTATTTGAGAAATTCCAAATATGACTGCTATCCACCTCAAAAGAGGTGCATGACCAAAGCAGCCTGCTTACCTCTTTCTCGATATCGGCAAGTGACTTAACATTCAGGTCTGCAAGGATAGcctaaaaaaaagacataaaatatttctaatttctgCAAGGAtagcccaaaaaaaaaaagacataaaatatttctaattaagaCTAGTTATGAGGTAGGACTAAGAACAGCAGCTTAAATGAAGACTCACGTTACTGCCAGAACTCAGCTTGTTTTCGAATTTGGGGTGTAGTGTGAAAGGCACTCCATCCATAGCTGGGAAGAGAAGTGAGAGATGCTTTAGGAACatcccaggagctgctctgaaaatacaCAATTACTTAATTGCCGCATAAAGCCGATGAGTGGAAGGGGACACCTTAGCACCCAAAGAAGAGTTTGAGCAAGATGTCGGTGACGTCTTTTAATTCAAGCCAGGACTAACTTTCAGGAAGGGAAAAGTCTTTTAAGAAAACCTTCTTCTAAAAATTGAGCTCAATTCCAGTCTTTAAAGGGAACAACTCTGTGCAAACCAACTATTGGtctatgttttcattttaaagtactCTTTATAAACAGGGATATGCTTGCTTTATGCAGCTTCCTCGTTTGATTCCAGATGAAGAACCACTTTACCTGAGAGGCCGTAGATGTTGGAGGTGTCGTACAGAGATTCATGCTGAGAAGCGCGTTTGATGCTGCATCGAGCCGCGCGTGACCTGTAGCAGATTGGAATAATTAACGGTCGGAGCATTAGCAGCATGCAGTGGGTAACGAGCCCCACACCAGGGAAATGGAAACGGTGAGGTGACGCCAGCAGTTGCAGGATTTATTCCCAGTCCTGAACTGGTTCAGGTAAGActtggggtggcgggggggaatAAATGAGTGTGTATGTACTTGTGGTCTGAGTCGAGGGGTTGGAGCGAGAGCTGCTTCAGACCTGTGCTGATGGGCTGCGCCTTGGATTTGAAAACCGGCCCTTTTTTACACCAGATGGCAAAATTACCTATTtccctagggggaaaaaaaaaaaataataaaataaataaccgCCGGGCCCTTTGCCGTGAGCAgtggcagggtgggcagggccCCCCTACCCTATTTTCATGTAGTGCGGGAGGGCTTTGCTCTTGGAGCTCAGCTTGAGGTCGAAAACGGCCGTTTCAGCGGCGTCCAGCGGCAGCAGCTTCATGTAGACCCGCTTTTTGCGGGAGACGCCGGTCCCTGtggaaaagggggaggaaagcagGCGACAGGACCAGGAGGGTGGGAACCGGGGACCGGGCCCTGCTGtcccagacacccccccccgccagggaGTAGGGGGTACTTACGGGGCTCCGGGAATTCGGGGATCCGGGTGTAGCCGGTGGGCTGAGGGCTCCGGTCGCTCAGTACCTGCAGATCGGTCACTACGGGCCCGGGAGCCGCCTGCATGGGACGGGACCTCGGTACCGGCCCCGGTTCCGGCCTccgccaccccccgccccggtcccggtcccggtttCTCCCCCCCAACCCGCACCTGGGCTCCGCCGGTGCAGACGCAGAGGTACCCGCCGGCCTTGTGCCCGAAGCCCTTGCCCAGGTTGGCCGCCGCGCCCTCCACGGTAACGGTGATCTGCGGGTACAGGGAGCGTCAGGCCGCGGTGGAACCGGGCGGCGGCTGCGTTGTCGTCCCGTcccccgcctccgcccgccccTACCGCGGTCCAGCCGGCGGGGGCCGCCTCGGGGGCAGCGGCCCAGGCCACGCCGGTGAGCGGGgtctccgccgccgccgccatcatAACCGCCGCTTCCTCCCCGGGAGTGGCGGAACTCCGCCCCTTCCCCCAGCTCCTCAACAACCATTGGACGGCGCAAGGTTACGGCTACGGCGATTGGCTGGCGCCATCTGAGCGACGAATGAGTTAGCCACTAAGCGACGAACGACCTCTCGGGGCGCCTTCGAAGGCGGAAGCGCGGGGGAACCGGGAGGGAACCGGGCTGGAACCGGGCTCCCCCCGCCTTTATTGACAGCAGCACCGACAGCGCGGCCCGTAGCCCCCCCGCCAACCCCCGGCTCAgccctccggcggcggcggcatctTCCTCAGCGGCGGGGCGGCAATCAGCTTGCGCACAGGGGAGTTCACCAGCTGCTGGAAGGTCCTTGCGGCTGAAACGGGGGGGAAACGCTCGTTAACCCCCGTTAACGAGCCCCACCGAGGCTTCCACACCCCGCCACCGAGGGATTCCCACTTACCGAGCTGCTCCGAGAGGTGCCGGAGGTATTGCCGGCTGTCTTCGGTGAAGGCCTGCAGCAGCTTCACCGCTTGCTGTAGTTCGTCGAGCTGCAAAACCAAAGTGttaacaggcaaaaaaaaagctaaaaaaaaaaaaaaattaaagagaattttttccccccaactcaCCACAAGCTCCATGCAGCTCAAGACCTCCCCCTGCTCATCCAGGATCTTCTGGTAGTTGGGTTTGGTGGCGAGGACTTGGGCCTGAGATGTCTGGAGGTAACTGCAAGGCTCGGCCTGCCCTTGGCTCCTCTTGCGTTCCTCCAGCTGCCTGCATAGCAAAAGTCATTTACCCCTCAGGCGGCGTTTCGTTTCCTTTTCCAATACGGAACAGCTCTAAGATGGAGGGTAACAATCACACCTGGATATTTCTTCAGCACTTTCCTGGTGACGCAGTAAGAGCTCATCCCAGGACTGACATTCGGCAGCGAACCTGCAGAGCGAGAGGAGAGAACAGGTCTGTACCCCACAGCTGGAAAACCGAACCGCAGCGCCGGCTCGTACGAAAAAAAGAACcatttaaagaattaaatatGCCCAAAATACCCTCGAGGAAGTGGTGGCCGAACCCATGCTGGTGTTGAGAGACTCAGACTGTGCAGACGGTCGATCTTACCTGGCGATGTACTCCTTAACTTGGGCCACTGACTCATCCAAAGCCGGGTCCAGTAAAATCCTAAAGCACAGACAGATCATCAGCACCATATAGCGAGACGTATACGTATAGCGAGATGTATACGTTCCACAGAGGGCTCTGGTGACTGTTCGGGTGCTAAATGCTTAGAATTGCagaatacaaaagagaaaaagtctTGATCTCAAAAAAAGATAACGCCCCTCGGAATAATCACTGTACTGGTTTGTCCAGGGATACCAGCCCCCCAAAAAAACTTGTAGCCACCAGCAGCATGGTTACTCTTTGCAAATTTAGACGGTTGGGCaggccaaaaccagaaaaacagaatcagtttaggttggcagggaccttaaagatcatctcgttccaacccccccgccACAGGCAGGGACGCCTTCCACCGGACCAGGTcactcaaagccccgtccaacccagccttgaacacttctaccacctctctgggcaacctcttccagtgcctcaccacccttaccATGAAGAACTTCTGATCTAAACCTACCCACTTTCAGTTTAAACCCGTTACCCCTCGTCCTGTCGTTACACTCCCTGACAAGGAGTCCCTCCCCGGCTTTCCTGTTGGCCCCCCCCcaaagtactggaaggccgctctgaagtcttcccagagccttctcttctccaggctgaacaaccctagCTACGTATGACCCCCCAAATATACGATCCTTATTATTCATGTGCATATACCTGTGATTTTTATAcctatttattcatttaataggCAAAATCTTATTTAGTCTGTCTTTGACTTCTGAACCACTCCCCTCCCCAGACCCTGCATGCCTACAAAGGGAAAACACAGTGGTTTCTTTCCCATTAAAAAGTTTCACACACACCCCTAAAATCTGCTGGCACATTAGCCTTTCCCCGCTGGTTCTGTTATAGTTGCCTGGATGAGGGAAGCCAGCTAATTAAAGTGTTTCAATGAACCCAAAGCATTTTGACAACTGGTTTGTGCTGGCAGGGCGAGGTCCTTGTATGCAGCAACAGATGCGTTTTGTGTTCAGGCTACCCCCTTCTCCCCGCCCAAAGCAGTACAACTCACTACTTACACTCCACAAAGGATGAATTTGGTGAGTCCTTACCCTTTAGGGTCTTCTACGCAGCTCTTCAGTGTTCCGTCTTGTTTCAACTTCTGTATGTATCGCTTCAGGTCTTCGGAAACCGAGTGCACTGGAGATGaaggcaaaataaaacaggataaaACAACGCTCATACCCACTGCCTAGAAAACTAGTAATACTGAGAAACGAAGCTGTTTCCTAACCTGCAGACACTGCTCTGACTCCTTATCAGAAGGCATTCTAGTTATGCTGTTTCTAAAGGAATAACTCATCTCTGTGGCCAGAGTTTACATTAGTGTGTCCATTTGTCTTCCCTCCCAGAAACTGTGGTCACACACAGCATCTTAAAAACATCGTTCCCGTATTTTTGGCTGCACCCACCCCTTCTAGCAGACAGCTGGTTGCATCTTGAGAGAATGCTAGGGAAGGGCCAGTATTTTTAAGTTCAGGATTACCCTTGCTGATACATATATTGCACCTTACCGTTAGCTTTGAAAGCCTCAGGGCTAAAGCTGTCAGTCTGCTTCAAGGCATGTTTGAGCTTCTGTGCAGAAAACTAAGAGAAGATGGAAAAGAAGGTCTTGGCACCCAATTCCTGAGCTCTATATATATGGCAGAGCTTGCGGGAGGATTTgttactgaaggagaaaggagtccctccttccccagcccgtATTTCACAACTCAGTTATACAAATCAGAACGTACGTTTAGTGGCAGAAGGCAGGCAAGAGAAAAATGATTCACTTTTAAAAGAGAGGATCTTACCTGGAAACTGGACAACAACAGCATAGAAAGCCGGTCTACCTCTGGCAGGTCCAGGCTAATTGATTTgcttaattctgaaaaaaacagaacaaaattatttaagaacAATTACATTCACACCAAGCTACAAACAGCTGAAATGTTCCTGAAAGACACTAAAAGTTGTTGTTGTACAGGAGCACGGTTTGCAGGATATGGAAGgagcagggaaaagagggagaaacagaGTTCCTAACAAGGAAAAGTCACGCTTAAGGCTTAACCgtggaaataaaaaggcagagacAACAAACCACTGGTCTACAGAAGCCGCTAATGCAGCACCTCCTGTTAACCTCAAGTACCTGGACCTCCAAGACCACTGCCAACACAGATGTCAGTGGCTACTAGTTTGGAATAATGTAGTTATGCTGTAATCACCCTAAAGGTCATGCCATGAAATTAAATCTCAAGTTGCTGCGGGCTGCCCTACAAGTTTCTTGAGAGTGCTTAAtaaagggaggaaggggagcacGGACCAGTGACATCTTGGTGAACAGGAGGCAGAGATTTTCGGCGTTTTGTCCCCTTCAGGCTTGAACGACACCAAGAGCGACGCTTGGCTTGAGGAGTGGTGATGAGCAGTCTCGGGGACAAGTTAAAAGAATGCGATGTATGGTCTTTCCTAGCACTGCTTCTCCAGGGAGACAGCCTTTTGGGACTAGGTCCGAGGGGGTGTTTCCTGAGACTGGGACCTCCTTGGGGTCCTTTGCTCGATCCTGCTGTCTCACTGGGACTAATGTTCTTCTCGTTAACAGCAGTTACATCAGGTAGATTTAGGA belongs to Harpia harpyja isolate bHarHar1 chromosome 10, bHarHar1 primary haplotype, whole genome shotgun sequence and includes:
- the MVB12A gene encoding multivesicular body subunit 12A, whose amino-acid sequence is MMAAAAETPLTGVAWAAAPEAAPAGWTAITVTVEGAAANLGKGFGHKAGGYLCVCTGGAQAAPGPVVTDLQVLSDRSPQPTGYTRIPEFPEPRTGVSRKKRVYMKLLPLDAAETAVFDLKLSSKSKALPHYMKIGEIGNFAIWCKKGPVFKSKAQPISTGLKQLSLQPLDSDHKSRAARCSIKRASQHESLYDTSNIYGLSAMDGVPFTLHPKFENKLSSGSNAILADLNVKSLADIEKEYNYAFVVERTAAARLPPSVC
- the DSN1 gene encoding kinetochore-associated protein DSN1 homolog, whose protein sequence is MRLPAGLPAIPRAQRPLRSRDAAMAEQPAKGCGPAPALPRPSGGTEEEERSPGGARPAAEAVVSDADPGEKKANPEQFLNLPDVTAVNEKNISPSETAGSSKGPQGGPSLRKHPLGPSPKRLSPWRSSARKDHTSHSFNLSPRLLITTPQAKRRSWCRSSLKGTKRRKSLPPVHQDVTELSKSISLDLPEVDRLSMLLLSSFQFSAQKLKHALKQTDSFSPEAFKANVHSVSEDLKRYIQKLKQDGTLKSCVEDPKGILLDPALDESVAQVKEYIARFAAECQSWDELLLRHQESAEEISRQLEERKRSQGQAEPCSYLQTSQAQVLATKPNYQKILDEQGEVLSCMELVLDELQQAVKLLQAFTEDSRQYLRHLSEQLAARTFQQLVNSPVRKLIAAPPLRKMPPPPEG